The Nitrospira sp. genome contains a region encoding:
- a CDS encoding proline--tRNA ligase, which yields MKTSQLLIPTLRDDPGEAETVSHRLMLRAGLIRKVAAGIYTYLPLGLRVIRKIEQIVREEMNRAGAQELLMPIASPAELWKETARWDYYGKELLRFKDRHERDFCLGPTHEEVITDLFRREVRSYRQLPLNFYQIQTKFRDEIRPRFGLMRGREFIMKDAYSFDVDESGAKISYQKMYDAYTRIFTRCGLTFRAVEADTGLIGGDVSHEFMVLADTGEATVAYSDQGSYAANLERAEVLPPAEVDAAPLLPLTPIATPQRRTVEDVTAFLQIAPRRLVKTLIYRAGSETIAVLIRGDHELNEVKLARLLKINDVALADPATVQQLTGAAPGFAGPVGLEKVRLLADHAVNGLKNVVIGANKNDTHYQNANLERDFTVEQFADLRNAQTGDPSPRGSGKLMLAKGIEVGQVFLLGTKYSQKMNATILDEQGKERLAIMGCYGIGVGRTAAAAIEQNHDEKGIIWPFPIAPFHLHLLTVSQSEKTTETAARLYSDLTAAGFEVLWDDRTDRAGVKFNDADLIGIPFQVVVGDKGLADGIVEIKIRRSGIKTRIAPGDLIAHLRTLSHESDSTSA from the coding sequence ATGAAAACATCTCAATTGTTGATTCCCACGCTGCGGGACGATCCCGGAGAAGCGGAGACCGTCAGCCATCGACTGATGTTGCGCGCCGGCCTGATCCGGAAGGTCGCTGCCGGCATTTACACGTACCTTCCGCTCGGACTTCGCGTGATCCGCAAGATCGAACAGATTGTCCGCGAGGAAATGAACCGAGCCGGCGCTCAGGAGCTGCTGATGCCGATCGCGTCTCCTGCCGAATTATGGAAAGAGACGGCCCGCTGGGACTATTACGGGAAGGAACTCCTGCGTTTCAAGGATCGCCACGAGCGTGATTTTTGCCTGGGGCCGACACACGAAGAAGTCATCACCGATCTGTTCCGCCGTGAAGTACGCTCTTACCGCCAACTCCCGCTGAATTTTTACCAGATCCAAACCAAATTCCGGGATGAGATCCGTCCTCGCTTTGGGCTCATGCGGGGACGTGAGTTCATCATGAAAGATGCCTATAGTTTCGACGTCGACGAATCCGGCGCCAAGATCAGCTATCAGAAGATGTACGACGCCTATACCCGGATCTTTACGCGGTGCGGCCTCACCTTTCGTGCGGTTGAAGCCGACACGGGATTAATCGGCGGAGATGTTTCGCACGAGTTCATGGTCCTGGCCGATACCGGAGAAGCGACGGTGGCATACAGCGACCAGGGATCTTATGCCGCCAACCTTGAACGGGCCGAAGTGCTCCCTCCCGCTGAGGTCGATGCGGCGCCCCTTCTTCCCCTGACTCCCATCGCGACTCCACAGCGCCGGACGGTGGAGGACGTGACCGCCTTTTTGCAGATTGCACCACGACGATTGGTGAAGACACTGATCTACCGGGCCGGATCGGAAACCATCGCCGTGCTGATCCGAGGCGATCATGAGCTGAACGAGGTGAAGTTGGCGCGGCTGCTCAAGATAAACGATGTTGCGCTGGCCGATCCCGCGACGGTACAGCAACTGACGGGAGCCGCTCCCGGATTCGCCGGGCCGGTCGGCTTAGAGAAGGTACGACTCCTGGCAGACCACGCCGTCAACGGACTGAAAAACGTCGTGATCGGGGCCAACAAAAACGATACTCACTACCAAAACGCCAATCTTGAGCGCGACTTTACCGTTGAACAATTTGCCGACCTTCGGAATGCGCAAACCGGCGATCCTTCCCCTCGCGGATCCGGCAAGTTGATGCTTGCCAAAGGCATTGAGGTCGGACAAGTGTTCCTACTGGGCACCAAGTATAGCCAGAAAATGAACGCCACCATCCTCGACGAGCAAGGCAAGGAGCGCCTCGCCATTATGGGTTGCTACGGCATCGGCGTCGGTCGTACCGCCGCCGCTGCGATCGAACAAAATCATGACGAGAAGGGTATCATCTGGCCGTTTCCCATCGCGCCGTTTCATCTGCACCTCCTGACGGTCAGCCAATCGGAAAAGACCACCGAAACCGCCGCACGTCTCTATTCCGACCTCACGGCTGCAGGGTTCGAAGTATTATGGGACGACCGAACCGATCGCGCAGGCGTCAAGTTCAACGATGCTGATCTGATCGGCATCCCGTTCCAGGTGGTCGTCGGCGACAAAGGTCTTGCAGACGGCATTGTGGAGATCAAAATTCGAAGAAGCGGGATCAAAACCCGCATCGCGCCCGGTGATCTCATCGCGCATCTCAGGACACTTTCACACGAATCCGATTCAACCTCTGCGTGA
- a CDS encoding dienelactone hydrolase family protein, with amino-acid sequence MAESIRETTVQYPSGKAVTMRAFVAAPHTKDKRPVIIIVQEWWGLTDHMKDIARRYAGEGYVAIAPDLYSRLGHPLTTDAAEAGKLMNTLKQEDGLTDLNATVDYLKSVPEVDATKIGVTGFCMGGSYALMLPCVNPDIKAAVPFYGQVPNPDTPIQKLACPVLYFYGEDDGWITKADVQRLGAALKKYGKTGEVKTYPGAPHAFFRDNDPSVYRPDAAKDAWARTKTFFKQHLG; translated from the coding sequence ATGGCTGAATCCATCCGAGAAACGACCGTTCAGTACCCAAGTGGAAAAGCGGTGACGATGCGGGCATTCGTCGCGGCTCCTCACACCAAGGATAAGCGACCGGTCATCATCATCGTTCAAGAATGGTGGGGACTCACAGACCACATGAAAGATATCGCGAGGCGATATGCAGGGGAGGGTTACGTTGCGATCGCTCCCGATCTCTATTCGCGCCTCGGCCATCCACTCACCACCGATGCCGCGGAAGCCGGAAAGCTGATGAATACCCTCAAACAAGAGGATGGCCTCACCGATCTGAATGCGACGGTGGACTATCTCAAGTCAGTTCCCGAGGTCGATGCAACCAAGATCGGTGTGACCGGGTTTTGTATGGGCGGGTCCTATGCGCTGATGCTGCCGTGCGTCAATCCGGACATCAAAGCGGCGGTGCCCTTCTATGGCCAGGTGCCCAATCCCGATACGCCGATTCAGAAGCTGGCTTGTCCAGTGCTGTATTTCTACGGCGAAGACGACGGCTGGATTACGAAGGCCGACGTGCAACGACTGGGGGCGGCATTGAAGAAATACGGGAAAACGGGGGAGGTCAAGACCTATCCCGGTGCGCCTCATGCGTTCTTCCGGGATAACGATCCCTCTGTGTATCGGCCGGACGCAGCCAAGGATGCGTGGGCAAGGACCAAGACCTTTTTCAAGCAGCACCTCGGCTAA
- the tldD gene encoding metalloprotease TldD, with amino-acid sequence MPEPVQLTNFGVTELEAQHALDRLKVRDVDYADLYFESRTSESVSMEEGIVKRAAKSVSQGVGVRATAGEKTGFAYSDELTKRDLEIAADTARYIANSPKGESPVPVPTQRRPTRDLYPIERATAEVATTDRVALLNEIDAEARRYDPRIKNVMASFNTEYKVVAVATSDGTLVGDIQPLSRLQITCIAEDHENRQVGSFGGGGRVGFEYYREDDRHLSYAREAAREAILNLSAVDAPAGVMPVVLAGGWPGILLHEAIGHGLEADFNRKKTSAFSSLIGKRVASDVCTIVDDGTLPFRRGSLNMDDEGTPTSCTTLIEKGILRRYITDKLNARLMGIPLTGNGRRESYQSVVLPRMTNTFMLAGESDPQDIIRSVKKGLYAVSFGGGQVDITNGKFVFSASEAYLIEDGRITKPVKGATLIGNGPEILTKVSMVGHDLKLDNGIGTCGKDGQSVPVGVGLPTIKIEEITVGGTQG; translated from the coding sequence ATGCCCGAGCCGGTCCAATTGACGAACTTTGGTGTCACCGAACTTGAAGCCCAGCATGCACTCGACCGGTTGAAGGTTCGGGATGTTGATTATGCGGACCTGTATTTTGAGTCACGGACGTCAGAGTCGGTTTCCATGGAAGAAGGCATCGTCAAACGCGCCGCCAAGAGCGTCTCCCAAGGAGTCGGGGTCCGGGCGACCGCAGGCGAAAAAACAGGATTCGCGTACTCGGATGAATTAACGAAGAGAGATCTGGAAATTGCGGCCGATACGGCCCGCTACATCGCTAATTCTCCGAAGGGAGAGTCTCCCGTTCCAGTCCCCACACAGCGACGACCGACGAGAGACCTGTATCCCATCGAACGAGCGACGGCCGAGGTAGCGACCACCGATCGTGTGGCGCTGTTGAATGAAATCGATGCTGAGGCTCGGCGGTATGACCCCCGTATTAAGAACGTGATGGCCTCGTTCAACACGGAATATAAGGTGGTGGCCGTTGCGACATCTGACGGGACCTTAGTCGGTGATATCCAGCCGTTGTCACGCCTCCAGATCACCTGCATCGCTGAAGACCATGAGAATCGCCAAGTCGGAAGTTTCGGTGGGGGAGGCCGGGTTGGGTTCGAATACTATCGAGAGGACGACCGCCATTTAAGCTATGCCCGAGAGGCCGCGAGAGAGGCGATCCTGAACCTTTCCGCCGTCGACGCTCCAGCCGGGGTGATGCCAGTGGTCTTGGCCGGAGGGTGGCCCGGGATCCTCTTGCATGAGGCGATCGGGCATGGACTGGAAGCCGACTTCAACCGCAAGAAGACGTCGGCCTTTTCAAGCTTGATCGGAAAGCGCGTGGCGTCGGACGTGTGTACCATCGTCGATGATGGGACGCTCCCGTTCCGCCGCGGCTCGTTGAATATGGATGATGAAGGAACGCCGACCAGCTGCACGACGCTCATTGAAAAGGGCATCCTTCGTCGGTATATCACCGACAAGCTGAACGCACGTCTCATGGGAATACCCCTGACGGGGAACGGCCGGCGGGAGAGCTATCAAAGCGTGGTGCTTCCCCGGATGACGAATACCTTCATGCTGGCCGGCGAATCGGATCCTCAAGATATCATCCGGTCGGTCAAGAAAGGGCTCTATGCCGTTTCGTTCGGAGGGGGACAGGTCGATATCACCAACGGGAAATTCGTGTTTTCGGCGAGCGAAGCATATCTCATCGAGGACGGCCGAATCACGAAGCCGGTGAAGGGAGCGACGTTGATTGGGAATGGGCCGGAGATCCTTACCAAGGTATCGATGGTGGGACACGATCTGAAACTCGACAACGGAATCGGGACGTGCGGCAAAGACGGCCAGTCGGTGCCGGTCGGGGTCGGCTTACCGACCATCAAGATTGAGGAAATTACAGTCGGCGGAACCCAGGGATAG
- the rseP gene encoding RIP metalloprotease RseP, translating into MTSAFAWSPDTLWLLLQKAWWFLVVLGVLVAFHELGHFLAARWVGVKVLKFSLGFGPKLFGRQVGETEYLVSAVPLGGYVKLFGEDETEATTPDDRRRSFSHQGLWGKVLIVAAGPGFNFILAYLIFAGWLSTGAPLFVPTFRDLSADVEALVPGSPASVAGIEVGDRVVGVNGKDISTKTELLDVVSKSKGQPVSLQVRREGQLKTFTATPVPMAGDGAAGDEPLYTIGIEETPPLVTSVMHGSPAAAAGLQPGDRVATIDGQAIYTWAQMTTQVREHPQKPLQVEVLRDGKRTALTVTPTSEKMTVNGQTLEVGKIGISGPGRSLMRSDNAAEAVYQGLEATWGWTELTTIGLYKMIVGDISSKNIGGPLTIANISGEAASQGASSVVFLIAILSINLGVLNLLPIPILDGGHLLFFLIEGILRKPLGERQREVAQQVGLVLLVGVMIFAFWNDLERIFSR; encoded by the coding sequence ATGACGTCCGCATTTGCCTGGTCCCCCGATACCTTGTGGCTTCTCCTCCAGAAGGCCTGGTGGTTCCTGGTGGTGCTCGGCGTGCTGGTCGCCTTCCATGAGCTCGGCCATTTTCTAGCCGCCCGATGGGTTGGAGTCAAAGTCCTCAAGTTTTCGCTTGGCTTCGGCCCGAAACTCTTCGGCCGCCAGGTCGGCGAAACCGAGTATCTCGTATCGGCCGTCCCGCTCGGCGGCTATGTCAAATTGTTCGGTGAAGACGAAACGGAAGCGACGACCCCTGACGACCGCCGGCGGTCGTTTTCGCATCAGGGTCTATGGGGAAAGGTCCTCATCGTGGCAGCCGGACCCGGGTTTAATTTCATTCTGGCGTATTTGATCTTCGCCGGATGGCTGTCGACCGGCGCCCCGCTTTTTGTCCCGACATTCCGCGATCTGAGCGCCGATGTCGAGGCGCTTGTTCCCGGTTCTCCCGCATCGGTCGCGGGGATAGAGGTCGGCGACCGCGTGGTCGGTGTCAACGGCAAAGACATCTCGACCAAAACCGAGCTGCTGGATGTCGTATCCAAGAGCAAAGGGCAACCTGTCTCCCTCCAAGTCCGACGGGAGGGGCAACTGAAAACCTTCACGGCAACCCCGGTGCCGATGGCGGGAGATGGTGCGGCCGGAGACGAACCGCTGTATACGATCGGCATTGAAGAAACCCCACCGTTAGTCACCTCAGTCATGCATGGGTCGCCCGCGGCTGCAGCGGGACTCCAGCCCGGGGATCGGGTGGCCACGATAGACGGTCAAGCCATCTATACCTGGGCGCAGATGACCACCCAGGTGAGGGAACACCCGCAGAAGCCCTTGCAAGTCGAGGTGCTCCGCGACGGAAAACGCACTGCGTTGACGGTCACACCGACCAGCGAAAAAATGACGGTTAACGGACAGACTTTGGAGGTGGGGAAAATCGGCATCTCCGGTCCGGGTCGGTCTTTGATGCGTTCCGACAACGCCGCCGAAGCTGTCTATCAAGGGCTGGAAGCCACGTGGGGCTGGACCGAACTGACCACGATTGGCCTCTACAAAATGATCGTGGGCGACATTTCAAGCAAAAATATCGGCGGGCCGTTGACCATCGCCAATATTTCTGGTGAAGCCGCCTCGCAAGGCGCCTCCAGCGTCGTATTCCTCATCGCCATCCTCAGCATCAATCTCGGGGTCCTCAACTTGCTGCCGATCCCCATTCTCGACGGCGGCCACTTGCTCTTTTTCTTGATTGAAGGCATCCTGCGCAAACCACTCGGCGAACGGCAACGAGAGGTGGCCCAACAGGTCGGGTTGGTGCTGCTGGTTGGTGTGATGATCTTCGCCTTCTGGAATGACTTAGAACGGATCTTCTCCCGCTGA
- a CDS encoding phosphatidate cytidylyltransferase, with protein MTTSPARTRRFDLRRLYTAAALIPAVYVIIAYLAPWALTLLLIAVGSMALLELYRLSFQSRLNRLLVGIGLATFVMVLAHSHVSLGLPELLIAGTLVVGTAVFFVAPSAEHRWKDALIILFGVLYVGFPLSTVVSTRSLPSGEFLVLFLAAVTWASDTGAYYTGTLWGKHLLIPSISPKKTVEGVLGGLALAVMAALLAQQWFASQLSLSDALILGALLTGAGLIGDLFESVIKRRTGVKDSGGILPGHGGMLDRLDSLLFTAPTFYYYVACVRGLSPSL; from the coding sequence GTGACCACCTCACCAGCACGCACTCGACGATTCGATCTTCGGCGTCTCTACACCGCGGCGGCGCTGATCCCGGCCGTGTATGTCATCATCGCCTATCTTGCTCCCTGGGCCTTGACGCTCCTCTTGATCGCCGTCGGTTCCATGGCCCTGTTGGAACTGTATCGCCTCAGTTTCCAATCACGCTTGAACCGCCTTCTCGTCGGCATCGGGTTGGCAACCTTTGTGATGGTACTCGCGCACTCTCATGTATCCCTCGGCCTGCCGGAGCTGTTGATCGCCGGTACGCTCGTCGTGGGCACGGCCGTATTCTTCGTCGCTCCATCGGCGGAGCATCGATGGAAAGATGCGCTGATCATCCTCTTCGGCGTGCTCTACGTCGGCTTTCCCCTTAGCACCGTGGTCTCGACCCGCTCACTGCCGTCCGGCGAATTCCTGGTCCTCTTCCTGGCGGCGGTCACCTGGGCTTCCGATACCGGCGCCTACTACACCGGAACGCTCTGGGGGAAACACCTGCTTATCCCGTCGATCAGTCCAAAGAAAACCGTCGAGGGGGTACTCGGAGGACTCGCGCTCGCCGTGATGGCCGCACTCCTGGCTCAGCAGTGGTTTGCCTCCCAGCTTTCATTGTCGGATGCGTTGATTCTCGGCGCGCTCTTGACCGGAGCGGGGCTGATTGGAGACCTGTTCGAATCGGTGATCAAACGTCGGACGGGAGTCAAAGACTCCGGGGGGATCCTGCCGGGCCACGGCGGTATGTTGGACCGGCTCGATAGTCTCTTGTTCACCGCCCCCACCTTCTACTACTATGTCGCCTGCGTCCGCGGCCTGTCGCCGTCTCTATAG
- a CDS encoding 1-deoxy-D-xylulose-5-phosphate reductoisomerase — protein sequence MKSIIILGSTGSIGTNTLDIVQRFPDEFRVVGLTAGSNIDKLEEQIRRFRPKAVAVSTESSAAVLQKRCAGLPVEIMAGEEGIVQVASGLDAELVISAIVGAAGLVPTLSAIRSGKHIALANKEPMVMAGKLMQDEARQHGVRIFPVDSEHSAIFQSLEGHRIEDVRRLILTASGGALWTLPQEQLQDVTPERALQHPNWKMGSKITIDSATLMNKGLEIVEARWLFNIPESNIDVMVHRESIIHSLVEYKDRSIIAQLGLPDMRTPISYAMRYPARMALDLPSLDLTEIGHLTFCKPDHDRFPCLNLGYESLRIGGTMPAAMNAANEIAVEAFLNHGLRFIEIAQVIRSTMEAHPHREITCLDDALEADRWAREKAETLVHALPR from the coding sequence ATGAAGTCGATTATCATCTTGGGGTCGACCGGATCGATCGGAACCAATACGCTCGATATCGTTCAGCGATTTCCCGATGAATTTCGTGTCGTCGGGCTGACGGCCGGCAGTAATATCGACAAGCTTGAAGAGCAGATCCGCCGGTTCAGACCCAAAGCCGTCGCCGTCTCGACGGAGTCCTCCGCAGCCGTGCTCCAAAAGCGCTGTGCCGGACTTCCGGTTGAGATCATGGCCGGCGAAGAAGGAATCGTACAGGTGGCATCCGGGCTGGATGCCGAACTGGTGATTTCCGCCATCGTGGGCGCGGCCGGCCTCGTACCGACCTTATCGGCAATCCGCAGCGGAAAGCACATCGCCTTGGCCAACAAAGAACCGATGGTGATGGCCGGCAAGTTGATGCAGGATGAAGCCCGGCAACATGGTGTCCGGATTTTTCCGGTCGACAGCGAACACAGCGCGATCTTTCAGTCCTTGGAAGGACATCGGATTGAAGATGTCCGGCGACTGATCCTCACCGCATCCGGCGGAGCCCTTTGGACACTTCCGCAAGAACAGCTTCAGGACGTGACCCCCGAACGAGCCCTGCAGCATCCAAACTGGAAGATGGGGTCCAAGATCACCATCGACTCGGCCACGCTGATGAATAAAGGCTTGGAAATCGTGGAAGCCCGCTGGCTCTTCAATATCCCCGAGTCCAATATCGACGTCATGGTTCATCGGGAAAGCATCATTCATTCTCTGGTAGAATATAAAGACCGTTCGATCATCGCTCAGTTGGGACTTCCGGATATGCGAACTCCTATCTCGTACGCCATGCGCTATCCGGCCAGGATGGCTCTCGACCTCCCGTCATTGGATCTGACGGAAATCGGACACTTGACGTTCTGCAAGCCCGACCATGATCGCTTTCCCTGTCTCAATCTCGGGTACGAGTCCCTTCGAATCGGCGGGACCATGCCCGCCGCGATGAATGCCGCGAATGAAATTGCCGTCGAGGCATTCCTGAACCACGGGCTTCGCTTCATCGAAATCGCTCAAGTCATCCGTAGTACGATGGAGGCGCATCCCCATCGCGAAATTACCTGCCTGGATGACGCATTGGAGGCGGATCGATGGGCGAGGGAGAAGGCGGAAACGCTGGTGCATGCGTTGCCTCGCTGA
- a CDS encoding isoprenyl transferase translates to MAHQPSSSLAHLSESELTAKLEPELLPKHVAVIMDGNGRWAELRGLPRIAGHREGINSVREMITLCLELGIHALTIYAFSQENWNRPTQEINALMGLLEHYLSTERASLIEQGVRFRAIGRHDLLPSSAQHWVRTTEKETSHLDKLILTVALSYGGRAEIVDAVKTLIEDVQAGTVQPSLVDETTIQQYLYTHPLSDPDLLIRTSGETRISNFLLWQLAYTELCFTPTLWPDFRRREFLLALIEYQRRERRFGRVLSTVSS, encoded by the coding sequence ATGGCACACCAGCCGTCCTCAAGCCTCGCCCACCTCTCTGAAAGTGAGCTGACCGCCAAGCTGGAGCCGGAACTCCTCCCGAAACATGTAGCGGTGATCATGGACGGCAACGGGCGTTGGGCGGAGCTTCGCGGTCTCCCTCGCATCGCCGGCCATCGGGAAGGCATCAACTCCGTGAGGGAGATGATTACTCTGTGTCTGGAACTCGGCATCCATGCCCTCACCATCTATGCGTTTTCGCAGGAAAATTGGAACCGCCCCACGCAAGAAATCAACGCGCTCATGGGTCTCTTGGAACATTACCTCTCTACCGAGCGTGCCAGTCTCATCGAGCAGGGTGTTCGCTTCCGCGCTATCGGCCGCCACGATCTTCTTCCTTCATCGGCCCAACACTGGGTCCGCACGACCGAGAAGGAGACCTCACATCTTGACAAATTGATCCTCACGGTCGCTCTCAGCTACGGAGGGCGAGCCGAGATCGTCGATGCGGTGAAGACATTGATCGAGGACGTCCAGGCCGGAACCGTACAACCGAGCTTGGTCGATGAAACCACGATCCAACAGTACCTGTACACTCATCCGCTCTCGGACCCTGATTTACTCATTCGGACGAGCGGAGAAACCAGGATCAGCAATTTTCTCTTATGGCAACTGGCCTACACGGAACTGTGCTTCACCCCGACCTTGTGGCCGGATTTTCGACGACGGGAGTTTCTGCTGGCGTTGATCGAATATCAAAGACGGGAACGTCGTTTTGGCCGAGTCCTAAGCACCGTGTCATCCTAA
- a CDS encoding TldD/PmbA family protein, producing MLQTYTHLKETGNGYAQLAADVLARAKACGATEADIVVADGETFSVQVRVGTVDRLTKAREKRLGLRVFIGKRSATTSTSDFSQESLERLVADTCTLAGAVVEDDVSGLPDAAQMATDQPGLDLYDGTVLDTETQIDWAKRGEAAAFAADPRVTNSEGAEFDSSSGRVVLANSHGFVGSYKSSNFSLSVSPIATESGTGAMQRDAWYEVQRKFARLASAESIGQEAARRAVRRLGARKVATKRVPVVFDQDTAGSLLANLCSAVSGYGLYKRASFLLDKLGQPIASDRMTIYDDGRMVGGLGSRPFDGEGLATRKNTIVERGVLKSYLLDTYSGKKLGLPSTGNASRSVGESPSVGPTNFYLVPGSKSPQDIIGSVKEGLYVTELIGFGINMVTGDYSRGACGFWIENGELTYPVEEITIAGNLKQMFKDIEVIGDDLVFRGRIASPTLKISELMVAGN from the coding sequence ATGCTCCAGACGTACACTCATTTAAAGGAGACAGGAAACGGCTACGCGCAGCTCGCTGCCGATGTGCTGGCTCGAGCCAAGGCGTGCGGCGCAACGGAAGCCGATATTGTGGTGGCCGACGGCGAGACCTTTTCGGTCCAAGTGCGGGTGGGCACCGTCGATCGATTGACCAAGGCGCGAGAGAAGCGGCTGGGCTTGCGGGTGTTCATCGGGAAGCGATCGGCGACCACGTCCACGTCCGATTTCTCACAGGAATCTCTCGAACGGCTCGTGGCAGACACCTGCACTCTAGCCGGCGCTGTGGTTGAGGATGATGTATCAGGATTGCCTGACGCCGCGCAGATGGCCACAGACCAGCCGGGTCTCGATCTCTATGATGGGACCGTGCTCGATACGGAAACTCAGATCGATTGGGCCAAGCGGGGGGAAGCGGCGGCCTTCGCGGCCGACCCGCGCGTGACGAATTCCGAAGGAGCGGAGTTTGATTCGTCGTCAGGACGAGTGGTTCTGGCGAACAGCCACGGGTTCGTCGGTTCCTACAAGAGCTCGAACTTTTCACTCTCCGTGTCTCCGATCGCGACCGAGTCCGGGACGGGCGCCATGCAGCGTGATGCCTGGTACGAGGTGCAGCGCAAGTTTGCGCGGCTGGCCTCGGCCGAGTCGATCGGGCAGGAAGCCGCTCGACGAGCGGTTCGCCGCCTCGGCGCGCGCAAGGTGGCGACGAAGCGGGTGCCGGTGGTGTTCGATCAAGATACGGCCGGGAGCCTGCTGGCTAACTTGTGCAGTGCCGTCTCCGGCTATGGCCTCTACAAACGGGCTTCGTTTCTTCTCGACAAACTGGGCCAGCCGATCGCGTCCGATCGGATGACCATCTATGACGACGGGAGGATGGTGGGCGGGTTGGGGTCACGTCCCTTTGATGGTGAAGGGTTGGCCACGAGAAAGAACACGATCGTAGAACGCGGCGTGCTGAAGAGCTACTTGCTCGACACCTATTCCGGAAAGAAACTGGGACTGCCTTCGACCGGGAACGCGTCGCGCAGCGTGGGCGAAAGTCCTTCCGTCGGCCCGACGAACTTTTATCTCGTTCCCGGATCAAAGAGCCCGCAGGACATCATCGGGTCGGTGAAGGAAGGGCTCTATGTTACCGAGTTGATCGGGTTCGGAATTAATATGGTCACGGGTGATTATTCACGGGGAGCCTGCGGGTTCTGGATCGAAAACGGGGAGTTGACCTACCCGGTTGAAGAAATCACGATCGCCGGAAATTTGAAACAGATGTTCAAGGACATCGAAGTGATCGGGGACGATCTCGTGTTCCGGGGGCGCATTGCGAGCCCGACACTGAAGATCTCCGAGCTGATGGTGGCCGGAAACTGA